A part of Augochlora pura isolate Apur16 chromosome 1, APUR_v2.2.1, whole genome shotgun sequence genomic DNA contains:
- the Tmod gene encoding tropomodulin isoform X7, producing MKINSELSGAKGISRVGQLPNLNTSASTKTTTMTTAAKLYGKDLSEYDDVDVDDLLAQLTPEEINILAKEVDPDDSFMPPSQRCSYECDKSPTGPLNRKKLIEHINKQALETPDIPELKPFVPGVIRGKKWIPPPQEAIKEKEADEQIAIDLGEEYEQALSNATQEEIIDLAAILGFHSMMNQDQYHASLLNSGQPVGLGWDGVTKASQPKPYPMDPPNDTDVDATIKQVREDDVSLTELNWNNIKNISDEKFIQLFEGLEMNTHLESLSLTNVGVTDKTAQRLAEALEKNSTLRVLNVETNFISPSVIVRLIRALLKTKSIEEFRCSNQRSQVLGNKIEMEITQLVEQNPTLLRLGLHLEFNDARHRVAAHLQRNIDRILRVARAKQESGTASRNFTIPIGSLRDST from the exons ATGAAAATCAATTCGGAATTATCTGGGGCAAAGGGCATCAGCCGCGTTGGACAGTTGCCGAATTTAAAT ACATCTGCATCAACCAAAACTACCACCATGACAACTGCAGCAAAGTTATATGGCAAGGATTTGAGTGAATACGACGATGTGGATGTGGATGATTTACTGGCACAACTTACTccggaagaaattaatatattggcTAAGGAGGTGGATCCTGAT gATAGCTTCATGCCACCATCACAACGTTGTAGTTATGAATGTGACAAGAGTCCAACAGGTCCCCTTAATCGGAAGAAACTTATCGAGCACATCAACAAACAAGCTTTGGAAACACCAGACATACCAGAATTGAAGCCTTTCGTACCTGGTGTAATAAGAGGCAAAAAG TGGATTCCTCCCCCTCAAGAagctataaaagaaaaagaagcagaTGAACAAATTGCTATTGATCTTGGAGAAGAATATGAACAGGCTTTATCTAATGCTACccaagaagaaattattgatcTTGCTG CTATCCTCGGATTCCATTCCATGATGAATCAGGACCAGTATCACGCTTCCTTATTAAATTCTGGTCAGCCTGTTGGCTTGGGTTGGGATGGTGTTACAAAAGCTAGTCAACCAAAACCATATCCAATGGATCCACCTAACGATACAGATGTTGATGCCACAATTAAACAAGTTCGAGAAGATGATGTATCATTGACTGAATTGAACTGGAATAACATTAAA AATATTTCTGACGAAAAGTTTATTCAACTATTTGAAGGACTGGAGATGAATACACATCTTGAATCATTAAGTTTAACAAACGTGGGAGTCACTGATAAGACTGCACAAAGGTTGGCAGAAGCCTTAGAGAAAAATTCTACACTCAGAGTACTCAA CGTGGAGACAAACTTTATAAGCCCATCTGTGATAGTGAGGCTCATTAGAGCACTCCTTAAAACAAAATCAATAGAAGAATTTCGATGTTCCAATCAg aggTCACAAGTGTtgggaaataaaatcgaaatggaAATTACTCAGTTGGTGGAACAGAATCCGACGTTGCTTCGACTTGGACTTCATTTGGAATTCAACGATGCTAGACATCGTGTGGCTGCTCACTTGCAACGCAACATTGATAGGA TTTTACGCGTGGCACGTGCTAAACAAGAGAGCGGTACAGCCTCACGAAATTTCACTATACCCATAGGCAGCTTAAGAGACAGTACATAG
- the Tmod gene encoding tropomodulin isoform X6 has translation MATTEVFQDWDSPHETLSSMTRTSTTRKTTTTTRRETSASTKTTTMTTAAKLYGKDLSEYDDVDVDDLLAQLTPEEINILAKEVDPDDSFMPPSQRCSYECDKSPTGPLNRKKLIEHINKQALETPDIPELKPFVPGVIRGKKWIPPPQEAIKEKEADEQIAIDLGEEYEQALSNATQEEIIDLAAILGFHSMMNQDQYHASLLNSGQPVGLGWDGVTKASQPKPYPMDPPNDTDVDATIKQVREDDVSLTELNWNNIKNISDEKFIQLFEGLEMNTHLESLSLTNVGVTDKTAQRLAEALEKNSTLRVLNVETNFISPSVIVRLIRALLKTKSIEEFRCSNQRSQVLGNKIEMEITQLVEQNPTLLRLGLHLEFNDARHRVAAHLQRNIDRILRVARAKQESGTASRNFTIPIGSLRDST, from the exons ACATCTGCATCAACCAAAACTACCACCATGACAACTGCAGCAAAGTTATATGGCAAGGATTTGAGTGAATACGACGATGTGGATGTGGATGATTTACTGGCACAACTTACTccggaagaaattaatatattggcTAAGGAGGTGGATCCTGAT gATAGCTTCATGCCACCATCACAACGTTGTAGTTATGAATGTGACAAGAGTCCAACAGGTCCCCTTAATCGGAAGAAACTTATCGAGCACATCAACAAACAAGCTTTGGAAACACCAGACATACCAGAATTGAAGCCTTTCGTACCTGGTGTAATAAGAGGCAAAAAG TGGATTCCTCCCCCTCAAGAagctataaaagaaaaagaagcagaTGAACAAATTGCTATTGATCTTGGAGAAGAATATGAACAGGCTTTATCTAATGCTACccaagaagaaattattgatcTTGCTG CTATCCTCGGATTCCATTCCATGATGAATCAGGACCAGTATCACGCTTCCTTATTAAATTCTGGTCAGCCTGTTGGCTTGGGTTGGGATGGTGTTACAAAAGCTAGTCAACCAAAACCATATCCAATGGATCCACCTAACGATACAGATGTTGATGCCACAATTAAACAAGTTCGAGAAGATGATGTATCATTGACTGAATTGAACTGGAATAACATTAAA AATATTTCTGACGAAAAGTTTATTCAACTATTTGAAGGACTGGAGATGAATACACATCTTGAATCATTAAGTTTAACAAACGTGGGAGTCACTGATAAGACTGCACAAAGGTTGGCAGAAGCCTTAGAGAAAAATTCTACACTCAGAGTACTCAA CGTGGAGACAAACTTTATAAGCCCATCTGTGATAGTGAGGCTCATTAGAGCACTCCTTAAAACAAAATCAATAGAAGAATTTCGATGTTCCAATCAg aggTCACAAGTGTtgggaaataaaatcgaaatggaAATTACTCAGTTGGTGGAACAGAATCCGACGTTGCTTCGACTTGGACTTCATTTGGAATTCAACGATGCTAGACATCGTGTGGCTGCTCACTTGCAACGCAACATTGATAGGA TTTTACGCGTGGCACGTGCTAAACAAGAGAGCGGTACAGCCTCACGAAATTTCACTATACCCATAGGCAGCTTAAGAGACAGTACATAG
- the Tmod gene encoding tropomodulin isoform X8, with amino-acid sequence MTTAAKLYGKDLSEYDDVDVDDLLAQLTPEEINILAKEVDPDDSFMPPSQRCSYECDKSPTGPLNRKKLIEHINKQALETPDIPELKPFVPGVIRGKKWIPPPQEAIKEKEADEQIAIDLGEEYEQALSNATQEEIIDLAAILGFHSMMNQDQYHASLLNSGQPVGLGWDGVTKASQPKPYPMDPPNDTDVDATIKQVREDDVSLTELNWNNIKNISDEKFIQLFEGLEMNTHLESLSLTNVGVTDKTAQRLAEALEKNSTLRVLNVETNFISPSVIVRLIRALLKTKSIEEFRCSNQRSQVLGNKIEMEITQLVEQNPTLLRLGLHLEFNDARHRVAAHLQRNIDRILRVARAKQESGTASRNFTIPIGSLRDST; translated from the exons ATGACAACTGCAGCAAAGTTATATGGCAAGGATTTGAGTGAATACGACGATGTGGATGTGGATGATTTACTGGCACAACTTACTccggaagaaattaatatattggcTAAGGAGGTGGATCCTGAT gATAGCTTCATGCCACCATCACAACGTTGTAGTTATGAATGTGACAAGAGTCCAACAGGTCCCCTTAATCGGAAGAAACTTATCGAGCACATCAACAAACAAGCTTTGGAAACACCAGACATACCAGAATTGAAGCCTTTCGTACCTGGTGTAATAAGAGGCAAAAAG TGGATTCCTCCCCCTCAAGAagctataaaagaaaaagaagcagaTGAACAAATTGCTATTGATCTTGGAGAAGAATATGAACAGGCTTTATCTAATGCTACccaagaagaaattattgatcTTGCTG CTATCCTCGGATTCCATTCCATGATGAATCAGGACCAGTATCACGCTTCCTTATTAAATTCTGGTCAGCCTGTTGGCTTGGGTTGGGATGGTGTTACAAAAGCTAGTCAACCAAAACCATATCCAATGGATCCACCTAACGATACAGATGTTGATGCCACAATTAAACAAGTTCGAGAAGATGATGTATCATTGACTGAATTGAACTGGAATAACATTAAA AATATTTCTGACGAAAAGTTTATTCAACTATTTGAAGGACTGGAGATGAATACACATCTTGAATCATTAAGTTTAACAAACGTGGGAGTCACTGATAAGACTGCACAAAGGTTGGCAGAAGCCTTAGAGAAAAATTCTACACTCAGAGTACTCAA CGTGGAGACAAACTTTATAAGCCCATCTGTGATAGTGAGGCTCATTAGAGCACTCCTTAAAACAAAATCAATAGAAGAATTTCGATGTTCCAATCAg aggTCACAAGTGTtgggaaataaaatcgaaatggaAATTACTCAGTTGGTGGAACAGAATCCGACGTTGCTTCGACTTGGACTTCATTTGGAATTCAACGATGCTAGACATCGTGTGGCTGCTCACTTGCAACGCAACATTGATAGGA TTTTACGCGTGGCACGTGCTAAACAAGAGAGCGGTACAGCCTCACGAAATTTCACTATACCCATAGGCAGCTTAAGAGACAGTACATAG